Part of the Quercus robur chromosome 5, dhQueRobu3.1, whole genome shotgun sequence genome, ATTTTGACTGGACGTTTCTGGTCACTGCCTGTTACATTCATGCATCCATTTAGATTTAAGTGAAAAGTTATTGCATTTTATTATGTGGCTGTTTTTTTGTCTGCAATTTGGGTACACATTAAGGTCCAATATAATTGAAATGGATCAATTCTCCTTCAGATAGCTGTAGAGAGGGAAAGAATTACAAACAGTCCAAAATCTATCATGCCTGCAGCATTTGTTTCTTTCAAAACTCGTTGGGGAGCTGCTGTTTGTGCGCAAACTCAACAATCCAAAAACCCAACTATTTGGTTAACAGAGTGGGCTCCAGAGCCACGTGATGTATATTGGCCAAACCTGGCTATTCCATATGTTTCCCTCACAGTTAGAAGGCTGATTGTAGCTGTTGCATTTTTCTTCTTGACCTTCTTTTTCATGATCCCCATTACATTTGTACAATCTCTTGCAACTATCGAGGGCATTGAGAAAGCAGCCCCATTCTTGAAAAGTGTTATTGAAATGTGAGCATGCTTTCATCCTTGGGCCTCTTGTGTTAATAATTAGTCTGCAATAACTTCAAATTACTCATAATGTTATGTATGATTTGCAATGCAGGAGTTTCATTAAATCAGTCATCCAAGGTTTTCTACCTGGGATTGCATTGAAGTTATTCCTTATCTTTCTGCCAGCTATATTGATGTTCATGTCTAAATTTGAAGGATTTAATTCTCTATCATCTCTAGAGAGGAGATCGGCCTCTAGATATTATCTTTTCAACTTTGTAAATGTATTCCTCGGGAGCATAATTGCTGGAACTGCATTTGAACAGCTAAATACATTTATTCACCAATCAGCAAACGAGTATGTTATTCTCAAATGTGTGCCATTCCCTTAATTGCTCAGTGTCTCTTTTTCTTGGCAatgcaaatatatttgtatgtGGGTGCATGTGTATGCTAGTGCTCTGTATATTGTATATGCATGCTTGAGTATTTGAATATTAAATGATATGTTAACTTGTAACTTTCTAGGAAAATTTTGTGGCTCTATGAAGTTTGTAGATATCTATCAAAATTGATCCCTTCTGCACAAAATAGGCATTTTACATGTAAGACTGTAagcttttaaataaaaaatctgtaGAACCATAGAAGCTGAAGATGATATCTGATAAATAGTGACTAGCAGAATCATATAATAGAGTCCCAGTTGGCATTTAATGGTGAATGCTGTATTAAATGGTAGAGAATAATGTCATTAGGCATGGATTAGGATATCCCATAGCCACATGACGAGTATCTTGGTGCCtgtacttaaaaagaaaaacatgatgAGTATCTTGGTGGGTAttattttgcttcttcttttagTCAACAAGGACAAGACTTTCCACAGTTTTTGTTTCTCTTCGGCAATTTGTAACATATATTGCAtgttcaggtttttttttttttttttttttttttttttttaaaaattttaaaatttttgaaatgtttAACTATATAATTACATAATCTACCATCTATCAAGTATTGACCATTGATTATCTATCAAACTTACATAATTTAGGTTAAATAGACTAGTTCATTGTTTCTCTTCGGCAATTTGTAACATATATTGCAtgttcaggtttttttttttttttttttttttttttttttttttttttttacaaatgttaaaattttggaaatgtttAACTATATAATTACATTATCTACCATCTATCAAGTATTGACCATTGATTATCTATCAAACTTACATAATTTAGGTTAAATAGACTAGTTCATTCCTTCTAATTTTTGTGCAATTTAAGTTTTTATCTTAGAattagattttataaaattagtatatttgttttcattttggcaGGATTCCTAAAACATTAGGCGTGGCAATTCCAATGAGAGCAACTTTCTTCATAACTTATATTATGGTTGATGGATGGGCTGGTATAGCTGGGGAAATTCTAATGTTGAAACCTCTTATAATGTATCACTTGAAGAATTTCTTTTTGGTGAAGACAGAAAGGGATAGGGAGGAGGCAATGGATCCAGGAAGTCTTGGTTTCAACACAGGAGAACCCCGTATACAATTCTATTTCCTACTGGGCCTTGTGTATGCTACAGTGACACCTATTATACTTCCTTTCATAATCATTTTCTTCGGCCTGGCTTATGTTGTATTCCGTCATCAGGTACAGAGTGGTATTTTgcattattaaattttatgtataaaGGACAATATGGGGTTACACATGCCTGTGAATATGGCAGTATCAATCCAATGCATCGAATTGTTGAAggctttttaagaaaaattgcTAGGGAGGTGTACATTCAGTGCTTGCTGCCCATTTGTGTAGAACAATAGTTAAATGCGTAATACTTGTGCCTTTTTAGGTTGAAACAAGTAGAAcacaaaaccattttttttacccaaaatttgggactaaggctttgtttaTCGTTATTATTGTAATAGAAGTTACTCATATAACTAGCTAAACTTAAACCTATGGGAGAGCAACCAAAGTTTGTATCCAAGGGAAATTTTTCTATAGAAGAGTTTGTCtctgagaaaaaaagaaaaataatagaaataaattgtatttttaaccttgtctttttttttttctttttttttcatatttcttttttctttttccctcttgCCAACAATGAACCAGCTTCACCTAATTTTAACTGTATATTCCTTTATGTCTTAACTATAAAAGGCATACATATTGACGACTCATCTTCTCAACATCTTTTATGTATAGCACATATGGTGTGTGCTTATAGATAAAAATATTGCAGATGACAATATCTGACATATGCATTCCTGGTTATGAGAATTAGGTTTTCTCTTGAAATTCAGTTCTTCCAAgatgtgtgtttttttctttaattactTCCCTTCAtgacaaatttattttgtttgttagaTCTCTGTACAACCTACTCAACGGGTTTGCTTATGTGTGTGTGGGTAATGGGTATTCAGTATTTAGCATAGCAATATATAATGTTAGTAAGATACCTTTCTTTCTGCCATATCTTACATCTTACTTTTGAAAATGCAGATCATAAATGTTTATAACCAAGAGTATGAGAGTGCTGCGGCATTTTGGCCTGATGTCCATGGGCGTGTTATAAGTGCGTTGGTCATTTCACAAGTGCTTCTAATGGGATTGATGAGCACAAAAGAAGCTGCCCAGTCAACCCCATTTCTCATTGCACTTCCAATTCTAACCATATGGTTCAGTAGGTTCTGCAAAGGCCGATATGAAGCAGCATTTGTCATATATCCACTACAGGTTTGTTGAACTTACAAGTTGCATAGTCGATgttgtattattatttaaaattattgcaTGCATTCTGACAGAAACTCCTTGGCACTGTCTTCATTGTGGTGATTTACATTCTTGTTTCCTCAATATATGATAGTTAGGTCTATAATTCCTGTAACTAATTAATACAACTGTGGATTAAGTCTTATACTTGGAAAGATATGGTGAGTGTCATGCTTTGGTCTTTGATATGGAAGATGCCTATGTCTGTGTGAATGCATCTGCTAGTGGATGTTTTTTTGTGTATCATCTTCTTCATATGTGACTAttgctaattaaatttatatggtATTGTTTTAGTTAAACATGTGATCTTATATGATTGAGGTGTACTTTGGGTTGAAGCTGAATATGTTTTAAGCTATGGAGCAATAATCTAGTATTGAATTTGTGGAACCTTATAGAGGCAGCCCTCATTGCTGCTAAATCTGATTCCACTGTGTCTTGAATCTTTACtcttttctctaaggaattatACTTCTTCACTCAATGACGTAATGCTCAAATTCTCTGGGGTAGATTAGATATGTTACAACCTAGATTCTGAAGATCTCTGATTTTTTGTGTAGCATAGACCATGAGTATGCtcatgaaaaaaattcttataaacATGGCTCTGATCTGGTGTGAAGCTTTAAATGCATAAAGCTGTCTTGTGGGAGTGAGCATTGAGGCATAAACCCACTTTCTGGAAGCTTTGAGTCTGATATTCAATATGTATTAGTATGATTAATCCATTTCAAGAGTTTATTGATTAGAACCATGTTCTCTATGCTTATAACATCACAACCTTAACAAAACATGATCATATCCTGGTTCTAGCTTTAGAGAGATTTGGTGGCTGTTTCTATTAGCCAGGGGAAATATGCATCAGAACAAAAATTGAACTTTGTATCAgtctacatttttttataagatttataaaaatagagaaatggGTATAGAACCCGAGACCTCTCCCCCCCCATTAAGGCTTTGTATCAGTCTACATTATCTAGAATACAAGTGTGGCAGTGGGCATGAGTCTGTTAGTATTTTTTGTATTAGTAATGCGTTGTGAAATACTGCAATGACcatatttcttgtttttgaatgaTATTTCTTGTtccaaaccccccccccctttttttttttagttcttgaATAATATATAATCATCGGCTATGTTTTATATTGGCCATTATTGTTCCTTGATTCTTTGTACTCATTTCAGGTTTCCTTTTACGCTATCTtttacttaaccaaaaaaaaagaagtgatatTGGTCATTATTGTCAAACAGAAAGCAAATTTTCAGTTCTATTTATTTCTCCTCACACTTGATTTCAGCTCTcattaatctctctctcacgtTTAGGGatttcacatcattttaatcATTATTTCATGCTGTGCGTTTAGGAAGCAATGATGAAAGATACTTTAGAACGGGCAAAGGAACCAAACCTGAACTTGAAAGGCTATCTTCAAAATACATATTTACATCCAGTTTTTAAAGCTAGCGAAGacgaagaagatgatgaaattAATGATGACAAATGGGAGAATGAGAGTGTGATTGTGCCTACAAAACGCCAGTCCCGAAGGAATACACCAGCTCCCAGCAAAATTAGTGGTGCATCTTCCCCCCCATCTCTGCCTGAGGCTGTTCAAGAGCTTCCACAGCCCTAAATTAGGCTGGAAACTTGGCTTCTTACTGTTTGTTTCACCTTCACAGAACTGTACTAATGGGCAGGCTGGCACTGTAAATTAAAGAACAAGAATAGCGTATACAAACACAGAGAGACAGGAAGTCACAACCTTTAAGAACTCCAGCAAGAAAGCAAGTTGTCGTTGCTGTGCATGAAATGACTAGAGTGCAGGCTGGTAAAATGTAGAAATTTTGTGTATTATTCCTAAACCGGCCTGTTAATTGTTGGATCCTCTATTTGATAATTCTATTGTGAATCCCTGTATTTATAGGCCTAAGTTAAACTTCATGTGGGAATTTTATGACAAAACATTTTTGTGTAAATAGTGTGAATAATCCGAATGAGAGATACAGTTTCATCTTCCAAGCTACATTAACTACAATTCTTCTTATCCAACAACTCTTACATGCGTCTTGGACCtcctttatatatgtgtgtgtgtattatgtTCTGTTATTTTATGGTTTGTTGTATTGATGGATTGAAGAAGCCAAACTTGAGTCATTTTACTTCTATGTTGACGAAGTTCTTGTCAAAAACACTTGGGGCACTATCCAAGTGGTGTCAAAATCAAAGGACGCGTCCTTATATTATTAGGTATGTATAGAGCTAGAATAAAAATGAGTGTTAAGTTGGATTGAGCTGAAAATGTAACCCCTTAAAACAACAGCTTTTGAATCatccccaaaagaaaaagggaaaccTAACATTTGCACcacaatttaatttaaaaaacgAAAAAGACCGGTAAAAATTTTCACTCTCAATTCACTAAATAACATTATATACATCTtcattgaaagaattaaatacTAAATTCTAAATTCACGTAGAGAGACCCATATGCTATCATGTAGAGAGACCCGTATGCTAACAAAAATccctttgttgttgttgttgttgtattttttatttgttattttattttattttatttttatcctttCTAAGT contains:
- the LOC126727042 gene encoding calcium permeable stress-gated cation channel 1 isoform X3 — translated: MATLGDIGVSAAINILSAFIFLLAFAFLRLQPFNDRVYFPKWYLRNLRTDPTTSGTFVSKFVNLDFRSYIRFLNWMPDALKMPEPALIEHAGLDSAVYLRIYLLGLKIFVPIAFLAWSILVPVNWTNSTLEDATKFSNVTASNIDKLSISNIPTGSQRFWSHILMAYAFTFWTCYVLMKEYEKVALMRLQFLASEKRRPDQFTVLVRNVPSDPDESTSELVEHFFLVNHPDHYLTHQAVYDANKLDKLVKKKKKLQNWLVYYQNKYTRKSSQRPFMKTGFLGLWGKKVDAIDHHVSEVEKLSKEIAVERERITNSPKSIMPAAFVSFKTRWGAAVCAQTQQSKNPTIWLTEWAPEPRDVYWPNLAIPYVSLTVRRLIVAVAFFFLTFFFMIPITFVQSLATIEGIEKAAPFLKSVIEMSFIKSVIQGFLPGIALKLFLIFLPAILMFMSKFEGFNSLSSLERRSASRYYLFNFVNVFLGSIIAGTAFEQLNTFIHQSANEIPKTLGVAIPMRATFFITYIMVDGWAGIAGEILMLKPLIMYHLKNFFLVKTERDREEAMDPGSLGFNTGEPRIQFYFLLGLVYATVTPIILPFIIIFFGLAYVVFRHQIINVYNQEYESAAAFWPDVHGRVISALVISQVLLMGLMSTKEAAQSTPFLIALPILTIWFSRFCKGRYEAAFVIYPLQEAMMKDTLERAKEPNLNLKGYLQNTYLHPVFKASEDEEDDEINDDKWENESVIVPTKRQSRRNTPAPSKISGASSPPSLPEAVQELPQP